One stretch of Ipomoea triloba cultivar NCNSP0323 chromosome 8, ASM357664v1 DNA includes these proteins:
- the LOC116027743 gene encoding O-fucosyltransferase 6-like: MMMKRRKQQRDQLFIGLQCLLLRRRRRLHHSLPLLSALSASILFVFALLSFLSPPTTNHRRRLTHHHANLALGLFNNGTEFRMNVEKESEFRIPTNGGSLSSDLWSWKQSKFYYGCSNSSIKFPTAGFNTLPNRYLLIATSGGLNQQRTGIIDGVVAAHILNAAFVVPKLDHKSFWKDSSNFSEIFDVDWFISFLSNDVKVIKELPMNGGKTMTPYSTSVPRKCDEKCYQTRILPLLVKKHAVRLRKFDYRLSNQLETDLQKLRCRVNYHALKFTDPILEMGRKLVERMRNKSKHFVALHLRFEPDMLAFSGCYYGGGDKERNDLGAIRKRWKTLHASNPDKERRHGKCPLTPEEVGLMLRALGFGNDVHIYVASGEIYGGEETLVPLKALFPNFYSKDTIASKEELEPFLPFSARMAALDFIVCDESDVFVTNNNGNMARMLAGRRRYFGHRPTIRPNSKKLYRVFQNRNNMTWEAFASQVRTNQIGFMGEPMEVRAGRGEFHENPSSCICESSDSKAQEEDVSYVSDDKNTTNNSRESGKLSNEEDEQGLSDGDYLETVARVGHRELPKAVETDSVHPFKPDPLELEDDMFSD, encoded by the exons atgatgatgaagaggaGAAAGCAACAACGCGATCAGTTGTTTATCGGGCTCCAATGCTTGCTTTTGCGCCGCCGTCGCCGCCTTCATCACTCCCTTCCGCTTCTCTCCGCCTTATCCGCTTCCATTCTCTTCGTTTTTgctcttctctcttttctttctccTCCCACCACCAACCACCGCCGCCGTCTCACCCACCACCATGCCAACCTCGCCTTAGGATTG TTCAATAACGGGACGGAGTTTCGGATGAATGTGGAAAAAGAGAGCGAGTTTCGAATTCCG ACCAACGGGGGGAGCTTAAGCTCAGACCTTTGGAGTTGGAAGCAGTCCAAATTCTATTACGGGTGCAGTAATTCCAGCATTAAGTTTCCAA CCGCTGGGTTTAATACACTTCCAAACCGCTACTTGTTGATTGCGACCAGTGGAGGCTTGAATCAACAGAGAACAGGG ATTATAGATGGTGTTGTAGCTGCCCATATTTTAAATGCAGCCTTTGTTGTCCCAAAATTGGACCACAAGTCTTTCTGGAAAGATTCCAG CAACTTCTCTGAAATCTTTGATGTTGACTGGTTTATATCTTTTCTCTCAAATGATGTCAAAGTCATTAAGGAGCTCCCAATGAATGGAGGAAAAACCATGACCCCATATTCAACTAGTGTTCCAAGGAAGTGCGACGAAAAGTGTTATCAAACTCGTATCTTGCCTCTTCTAGTCAAAAAACAT GCTGTTCGGTTAAGAAAGTTTGATTATAGGCTTTCAAATCAACTGGAGACAGATTTGCAGAAACTAAGATGCAGAGTTAACTATCATGCACTGAAATTCACCGATCCTATTCTTGAAATGGGCAGAAAATTGGTTGAGAGGATGAGAAATAAAAGCAAGCACTTTGTTGCCCTGCATTTGAG ATTTGAACCTGATATGCTAGCATTCTCTGGATGCTACTATGGTGGAGGAGACAAGGAAAGAAATGACCTAGGTGCTATACGGAAGAGGTGGAAGACTTTACAT GCAAGTAATCCAGACAAAGAAAGGAGGCATGGAAAATGCCCACTCACTCCCGAGGAAGTTGGTCTTATGCTGAGAGCTCTAGGTTTTGGTAATGATGTTCATATTTATGTAGCTTCAGGTGAGATATATGGAGGCGAGGAGACGTTGGTGCCCCTCAAGGCTCTATTCCCAAATTTTTACTCCAAAGACACAATTGCAAGCAAGGAGGAGCTGGAGCCATTTTTGCCTTTTTCAGCTCGAATGGCTGCACTAGACTTTATTGTTTGTGATGAGAGTGACGTTTTTGTCACCAATAACAATGGTAACATGGCAAGAATGCTTGCAGGAAGAAG GAGATACTTTGGTCACAGACCAACAATCCGTCCAAATTCCAAAAAGCTTTACAGGGTGTTCCAGAATCGAAATAACATGACATGGGAAGCATTTGCCTCGCAGGTTCGAACTAATCAAATTGGGTTCATGGGAGAGCCAATGGAGGTTAGGGCAGGTAGGGGTGAGTTCCATGAAAACCCATCATCCTGCATATGCGAAAGTTCTGATTCCAAGGCTCAAGAAGAAGACGTAAGTTATGTTAGTGATGACAAGAATACTACTAATAACAGCAGAGAATCAGGGAAATTGAGCAATGAGGAAGATGAGCAGGGTTTATCTGATGGTGATTATTTGGAGACTGTGGCTAGAGTTGGGCACAGAGAATTGCCTAAAGCAGTGGAAACAGATTCTGTTCATCCCTTTAAACCTGATCCGCTAGAACTGGAAGATGATATGTTCTCGGATTAA
- the LOC116027075 gene encoding GDSL esterase/lipase At5g55050-like, whose product MANTRGGGVSSSSILFVLPPIPRSIIIVLLLLFHAYAYAYADDVPLFILGDSTVDVGTNTLLPNCTVKADFPMNGIDFPHSKPTGRFSNGFNLADFIARHMGHKRSPEPFLYLESRKHGLRKGARKGVNFASSGSGLLDVTGSTYGVLPLSEQMKQFVALYDNVSAVSGEAWLQNLLSQSFFCFSTGSNDIFWYFANNYTTPEHEFVGLMLKEFRTAIETLYSLGARKFGIVGVSPVGCCPVKRLLNDTLGCFAPMNHLAKTFNSRALSLMLDLSSELEDIQYAFGDVFQMTVDSMRNPALDNFNNVEAACCGHGVLNAEGLCNSTANICSDHKDHVFWDLYHATEAAAEKEALNLFSGPKEYVIPINFATLLQQSAPQVMVRTE is encoded by the exons ATGGCAAACACTAGAGGAGGCGGCGTTTCTTCATCATCCATATTATTTGTGTTACCCCCTATCCCCAgaagtattattattgtattattattgttgttccATGCATATGCATATGCCTATGCTGATGATGTTCCACTTTTCATACTTGGGGATTCGACGGTGGATGTTGGAACCAATACACTGTTGCCCAACTGCACCGTCAAAGCTGACTTTCCCATGAATGGTATTGATTTCCCTCACTCCAAACCCACCGGCAGGTTCAGCAATGGTTTCAACCTTGCTGATTTTATAG caaGGCATATGGGTCATAAGCGCAGCCCGGAGCCGTTCTTATATCTTGAAAGCCGCAAACATGGTCTGCGAAAGGGAGCCCGTAAAGGCGTCAACTTCGCCTCCTCCGGTTCCGGCCTCCTTGACGTTACTGGTTCCACATAC GGAGTTCTGCCCCTGTCGGAGCAGATGAAGCAATTTGTGGCACTTTACGACAATGTTTCAGCTGTGAGTGGTGAAGCCTGGCTTCAAAATTTACTTTCCCAATCATTCTTCTGCTTCAGCACTGGAAGCAACGACATCTTTTGGTATTTCGCAAATAACTATACAACTCCAGAGCATGAATTCGTTGGCCTAATGCTCAAAGAATTTAGAACCGCCATTGAG ACTTTGTACAGTCTTGGTGCACGAAAATTTGGGATTGTAGGCGTCTCCCCTGTAGGTTGCTGTCCGGTGAAAAGGCTTTTAAACGACACACTGGGTTGTTTCGCTCCCATGAACCACTTGGCCAAAACTTTCAATTCACGAGCGCTGAGTCTCATGCTCGACCTCAGCTCCGAGCTTGAAGACATCCAGTACGCATTTGGGGACGTTTTCCAAATGACAGTCGACTCTATGCGCAATCCCGCTCTCGACA ACTTCAATAACGTGGAGGCAGCATGCTGCGGACATGGAGTATTAAATGCGGAAGGGCTATGTAACTCGACGGCAAATATAtgtagtgatcacaaggatcaTGTGTTCTGGGATTTGTATCACGCAACGGAGGCTGCAGCTGAGAAAGAAGCACTTAATCTATTTTCCGGCCCAAAGGAATATGTCATCCCAATTAACTTTGCTACCTTGCTGCAGCAGAGCGCACCCCAAGTTATGGTTAGGACCGAGTGA
- the LOC116027215 gene encoding rop guanine nucleotide exchange factor 1, producing MGSVSSEEGSDRQSERCGSYSPSADVSESDSCSSSFTCRRFDASTSIASSPFGIFSNPLPPLTPSFVIGGKDLSLWDDDSQNRQSDLSEIELMKERFAKLLLGEDMSGGGKGVCTALAISNAITNLSATIFGELWRLEPLPSQKKDMWSREMEWLLCVSDSIVEFVPSTQPFPGGGTYEVMATQPRSDLHLNLPALKKLDAMLIDILDGFRDMEFWYVDRAIVLTEADACHSYSSGMHCGRPSIRQEDKWWLPCPKLPPKGLSEAARKRLQQCRDCTNQILKAALAINSSVLAEMETPRAYLETLPKSGKACLGDVIYRYVIAGNFSPECLLDCLDLSSEHNTLEVANRIEAAIYYWRLKDLKNHSNPKKSKHKTWGGKVKGLVADIGRNHFLAERAETLLHCLRLRFPGLPQTALDMYKIQYNKDVGQSILESYSRVMESLAFNIMARIDDVLYADDATKNSAATESSSIFNRGGLGGLPIQKRMSPSPFSIHHSPYTSPFATPTHCLSPPSMSSPKKTASPSKKDGFTGRPNCKIENLMPADKEKLWSYASNLSAQIVSKDAPERD from the exons ATGGGGAGTGTATCATCGGAAGAGGGGTCCGATCGGCAGAGCGAGAGATGCGGGAGCTACAGTCCAAGTGCGGATGTGAGCGAGTCGGATAGTTGTTCTAGTAGCTTCACTTGTCGGCGCTTTGACGCATCCACTTCTATAGCCTCTTCGCCGTTCGGAATCTTCTCCAATCCGTTGCCGCCGTTGACTCCTTCCTTCGTGATTGGAGGGAAAGATCTGTCGCTCTGGGATGACGACTCTCAGAATCGTCAATCAGATTTATCCG aAATTGAATTGATGAAGGAGAGATTCGCTAAGCTTCTTCTCGGGGAGGACATGTCTGGAGGGGGTAAAGGGGTGTGTACTGCACTGGCAATCTCAAATGCCATAACGAATCTTTCTG CTACTATATTTGGGGAACTCTGGAGGTTGGAGCCATTGCCTTCACAGAAGAAGGATATGTGGTCTAGAGAGATGGAGTGGCTTTTATGTGTGAGTGATTCCATTGTGGAGTTTGTGCCTTCAACGCAGCCGTTCCCTGGAGGTGGCACATATGAAGTAATGGCTACACAGCCGCGCTCTGATTTACACTTGAACCTCCCTGCGCTCAAGAAGCTTGATGCTATGTTAATTGACATTCTTGATGGTTTTCGTGACATGGAATTTTGGTATGTTGATCGTGCCATAGTTTTAACTGAAGCAGATGCATGTCATTCCTATTCTTCGGGAATGCATTGTGGGAGGCCTTCAATTAGGCAGGAAGACAAGTGGTGGCTCCCTTGCCCTAAACTTCCTCCGAAGGGTTTGTCAGAAGCTGCAAGGAAGAGGTTGCAACAGTGCAGGGATTGCACCAACCAGATACTAAAGGCAGCTTTAGCTATTAATAGTAGTGTGCTTGCCGAAATGGAGACTCCGAGAGCCTATTTGGAAACCTTGCCCAAG AGTGGAAAAGCATGTTTGGGTGATGTGATTTATCGCTACGTAATTGCTGGCAATTTTTCACCTGAATGTCTTCTTGATTGCCTGGACTTATCCTCTGAACATAACACACTTGAAGTGGCGAATAGAATTGAGGCTGCTATATATTATTGGAGACTGAAAGACCTGAAAAATCATTCAAAtccaaaaaaatcaaagcacAAAACTTGGGGAGGTAAGGTCAAGGGTCTTGTAGCTGATATTggcagaaatcattttctggctGAACGAGCAGAAACACTGTTGCATTGCTTGAGACTTCGCTTCCCCGGTCTACCACAAACTGCTCTAGATATGTATAAAATTCAGTACAACAAG GATGTTGGCCAGTCTATTCTTGAAAGTTACTCAAGAGTGATGGAGAGCTTGGCATTTAACATTATGGCAAGGATTGACGATGTTCTATATGCAGATGATGCGACCAAGAACAGTGCTGCAACTGAATCTTCATCCATCTTTAACAGGGGAGGTTTGGGCGGTCTTCCTATCCAAAAGCGGATGTCACCAAGTCCCTTTTCTATTCACCACAGTCCTTACACCTCTCCATTTGCTACTCCAACACATTGTTTGTCTCCTCCCTCGATGAGCAGTCCCAAAAAAACAGCTTCCCCTTCAAAGAAGGATGGCTTCACTGGGCGTCCTAACTGCAAGATTGAAAATCTGATGCCTGCTGACAAGGAAAAATTGTGGTCATATGCTAGTAATCTTAGTGCCCAAATAGTATCCAAGGATGCGCCTGAACGCGATTGA
- the LOC116026770 gene encoding coiled-coil domain-containing protein 124-like: protein MPKKMGVNSKAEAARARKSAVESERKDREAREKEDQYWRQAEGAKSRAAKKREEEAEKRAEAAAKKAEARRLAEQEEKELSKSLQKPDKKANRVSIPVPKMTEAELRRRREEEQAAMQKKAEEEKRKQSRVAEEEEYERMVLVTNTNRDDSIIEARTVDEALAKMTVVDNLPVPVDKHPEKRLKASFKAFEEAELPKLKEEKPGLTHTQYKDLIWKLWKKSPDNPLNQIADK from the exons ATGCCTAAAAAAATGGGGGTCAACAGTAAAGCCGAGGCAGCTAGGGCTCGGAAGAGCGCAGTCGAATCTGAACGGAAGGACCGGGAGGCACGAGAGAAGGAAGATCAGTACTGGCGCCAGGCGGAGGGAGCCAAGTCTCGAGCCGCAAAGAAACGCGAGGAGGAGGCTGAGAAGCGAGCCGAGGCTGCTGCTAAGAAAGCCGAGGCCCGCCGTCTCGCTGAACAGGAGGAAAAGGAACTCTCCAAGTCTCTCCAGAAGCCGGACAAGAAGGCCAATCGGGTCTCCATTCCGGTGCCGAAGATGACCGAGGCTGAACTACGGAGACGGAGGGAAGAGGAGCAGGCGGCGATGCAGAAGAAGGCCGAGGAGGAGAAGCGGAAGCAGAGCCGTGTTGCGGAGGAGGAGGAGTACGAAAGGATGGTGCTCGTCACAAATACCAATCGTGATGATTCCATTATTGAGGCGCGGACAGTGGATGAAGCGCTTGCTAAGATGACAGTTGTAGATAATTTGCCTGTGCCTGTGGATAAGCATCCCGAGAAGAGACTTAAGGCTTCTTTCAAG GCCTTTGAGGAAGCAGAGCTTCCGAAGCTGAAAGAAGAGAAACCAGGGCTCACACACACTCAGTACAAAGACTTAATTTGGAAGCTATGGAAGAAATCTCCAGACAATCCTCTTAACCAg ATTGCTGATAAATAA
- the LOC116026667 gene encoding protein HIGH CHLOROPHYLL FLUORESCENCE PHENOTYPE 244, chloroplastic produces the protein MASTLHATHALKLTNSTHCHKHSGSSVSFLSWRRALATSDDATLFPTHSITSVRGRNYRVPRIVCNAQAVNLAPGTPVRPTSILVVGATGTLGRQVVRRALDEGYDVRCLVRPRPAPADFLRDWGATVVNADLSKPETIPATLVGIHTVIDCATGRPEEPIKTVDWEGKVALIQCAKAMGIQKFIFYSIHNCDKHPEVPLMEIKYCTEKFLRDSGLNHIIIRLCGFMQGLIGQYAVPILEEKSVWGTDAPTRIAYMDTQDVARLTFIALRNENINGKLLTFAGPRAWTTQEVITLCERLAGQDANVTTVPVSILRFTRQLTRLFEWTNDVADRLAFSEVLTSDIVFSVPMAETYSTLGVEAKDIVTLEKYLQDYFTNILKKLKDIKAQSKQTDIYF, from the exons ATGGCTTCCACTCTCCACGCCACCCATGCGCTCAAACTCACTAACAGTACTCACTGTCACAAACATTCCGGCTCCTCTGTATCTTTCCTGTCTTGGCGCCGTGCGTTAGCCACCAGTGACGATGCCACACTTTTCCCTACCCATTCTATTACCAGCGTTAGAG GCAGAAATTATAGGGTACCGAGAATTGTATGCAATGCTCAGGCTGTGAATTTGGCTCCGGGCACTCCAGTCCGCCCAACCAGCATACTGGTGGTCGGCGCCACCGGGACCCTGGGAAGACAGGTCGTCAGGAGAGCTCTGGACGAGGGCTATGACGTAAGGTGCCTCGTTAGACCTAGGCCTGCTCCCGCTGACTTTCTCCGTGATTGGGGTGCCACTGTTGTAAAT GCAGACTTGAGCAAACCTGAGACAATACCAGCTACATTGGTTGGGATCCATACAGTTATCGACTGTGCTACCGGGCGTCCTGAGGAGCCCATCAAAACT GTAGATTGGGAAGGAAAAGTTGCTCTAATACAATGTGCAAAAGCGATGGGCATTCAGAAGTTTATTTTTTACTCCATTCACAATTGTGACAAGCATCCAGAAGTTCCTCTCATGGAGATCAAGTACTGTACAGAGAAGTTTCTTCGAGATTCTGGTCTGAACCACATTATAATCAGATTATGCGGTTTCATGCAG GGCTTGATTGGACAATATGCGGTACCTATATTAGAAGAGAAATCTGTCTGGGGAACCGATGCTCCTACTCGAATAGCGTACATGGACACCCAA GATGTTGCTCGATTGACATTCATAGCTTTGCGCAACGAGAATATCAACGGAAAGCTTTTAACCTTTGCCGGGCCCCGAGCATGGACAACCCAAGAG GTGATAACATTGTGTGAGAGGCTTGCTGGGCAAGATGCGAATGTGACTACAGTTCCTGTTTCAATTTTGCGTTTTACACGCCAGCTGACTCGTTTGTTTGAGTGGACAAATGACGTGGCTGACAGATTGGCATTTTCAGAG GTTTTGACAAGCGATATTGTTTTTTCTGTTCCAATGGCGGAGACGTATAGTACTCTGGGAGTGGAAGCAAAAGATATAGTTACACTAGAGAAATACCTACAGGATTATTTtacaaacatattgaagaagtTGAAGGACATTAAAGCACAATCAAAGCAGACAGATATTTACTTCTGA